Proteins encoded together in one Shewanella oneidensis MR-1 window:
- a CDS encoding ABC transporter ATP-binding protein, which yields MANHAHALVLEGLKKTYKGGVEAVKGISLTVEQGDFFALLGPNGAGKSTTIGIISSLVQKTAGSVKVFDFDIDKQLEEAKLCIGLVPQEFNFNQFETVLQIVVNQAGYYGVPKAVALERAQKYLTQLDLWEKRNSQSRTLSGGMKRRLMIARALMHEPKLLILDEPTAGVDIELRRSMWEFLKQINQQGVTIILTTHYLEEAEMLCRNIGIIDKGVLVECTSMKALLSKLNLETFILDLRRDIYVAPTLDGMVCRLTDPHTLEVDVAKEHNLNDVFTQLTAANVEVLSMRNKSNRLEELFVELVKKTQGAKA from the coding sequence ATGGCCAATCATGCCCATGCTTTAGTACTCGAGGGGCTTAAAAAAACCTATAAAGGCGGTGTCGAAGCGGTAAAGGGTATTAGCCTTACCGTTGAGCAGGGAGACTTTTTCGCCCTATTAGGTCCTAACGGCGCAGGTAAATCGACCACTATCGGTATTATCAGCTCCTTGGTGCAGAAAACCGCTGGCTCAGTCAAAGTGTTTGATTTTGATATTGATAAGCAGCTCGAAGAAGCCAAGCTGTGTATTGGCTTAGTGCCGCAGGAGTTTAACTTCAACCAGTTTGAAACTGTGCTGCAAATTGTGGTGAATCAGGCGGGCTATTATGGCGTCCCCAAAGCTGTAGCCCTTGAGCGTGCGCAAAAATACTTAACTCAGTTGGATTTGTGGGAGAAACGTAATAGTCAGTCTCGCACCTTGTCGGGTGGGATGAAGCGGCGGTTAATGATCGCTCGTGCCCTAATGCATGAACCTAAATTATTGATTTTAGATGAGCCAACTGCGGGGGTCGATATTGAGCTGCGCCGCTCAATGTGGGAATTTCTCAAGCAGATCAATCAGCAGGGTGTGACGATCATCCTGACCACCCATTACCTTGAAGAAGCTGAAATGCTGTGCCGCAATATCGGCATTATTGATAAAGGTGTGCTGGTGGAATGCACGAGCATGAAAGCATTGCTGAGTAAACTGAATCTTGAAACCTTTATTCTTGACCTGCGCCGCGATATTTATGTCGCGCCAACACTCGATGGCATGGTGTGCCGTTTAACTGACCCGCATACCTTAGAAGTCGATGTGGCGAAGGAGCATAATCTCAACGATGTGTTTACCCAATTAACCGCGGCGAATGTGGAAGTGTTGTCGATGCGAAATAAGTCGAATCGGTTAGAAGAATTGTTTGTCGAGTTAGTGAAGAAAACCCAAGGAGCTAAGGCATGA
- a CDS encoding DUF2804 domain-containing protein: MFRINTQIAPESLINAKGQPQFGHFDGIVSRLGLADFTYFNTMDKPASAWAKRVDYKQFQFVSIITPRYIIGVALADIAYLGSAFCYLYDIKNNRLIQQDWLKPFRLGYRMSPSPANGTATIGGKDKRITFEIHDGNWHLLIDTKNIQADLTLHCLPLSLPMAMCSPTGYNGWTYTQKHNGLSVKGQLTIDHEPQPLNFALAGYDFSAGFMRRDTSWRWASLSAQIDEGVIGLNLAAGVNETGSNENVFWINGERHLLGPMQFEFDRHGQQGTQIWRIYSHDGRVDLEFTARNCRSEKRNFILLKSNFRQYLGFFSGSIIDNQGRSYQLNNVLGLTEDHYARW, encoded by the coding sequence ATGTTTAGGATCAACACTCAAATTGCCCCCGAAAGCTTGATTAACGCTAAAGGCCAGCCACAGTTTGGCCATTTCGACGGTATTGTTAGTCGCTTAGGTTTAGCCGATTTCACCTATTTCAATACCATGGATAAGCCCGCATCGGCTTGGGCAAAACGTGTTGATTATAAGCAGTTTCAATTTGTTTCTATTATCACGCCCCGCTATATCATTGGTGTTGCGCTTGCGGATATCGCCTATCTTGGCAGTGCATTTTGTTATTTATATGACATTAAAAACAATAGGTTAATTCAGCAGGATTGGTTAAAGCCCTTTAGGCTTGGCTATCGGATGTCGCCATCCCCCGCGAATGGCACTGCGACGATTGGCGGCAAAGACAAGCGCATAACCTTTGAGATTCATGATGGTAATTGGCATTTGCTGATTGATACCAAAAACATTCAAGCCGATTTAACCCTGCATTGTTTACCTTTAAGTTTACCTATGGCTATGTGTAGCCCTACGGGATATAACGGCTGGACTTATACCCAAAAACACAATGGTTTATCGGTTAAAGGACAACTCACCATAGATCATGAACCGCAGCCGTTAAATTTCGCCCTCGCGGGTTATGATTTTTCAGCGGGATTTATGCGCCGAGATACCAGTTGGCGTTGGGCATCCTTGAGTGCGCAAATTGACGAAGGGGTTATCGGATTAAATCTTGCTGCTGGCGTCAATGAAACCGGCAGTAATGAAAACGTGTTTTGGATTAATGGCGAGCGGCATTTGCTCGGACCGATGCAATTTGAATTTGATCGCCATGGACAGCAGGGCACTCAAATATGGCGCATTTATAGTCACGATGGCCGAGTTGATTTAGAGTTTACTGCGCGAAATTGCCGCAGTGAAAAACGTAATTTTATCTTGCTGAAGAGTAACTTCCGCCAGTATCTAGGCTTCTTTAGCGGCTCAATTATCGATAATCAGGGGCGCAGCTATCAACTCAATAACGTATTGGGATTGACCGAAGATCATTACGCCCGTTGGTAA
- a CDS encoding porin family protein: MKYLTIRTWLLSLSVCAFFVGANANAADPSHVLGGSLGYGTQEFETKSGKYDAGDTFTGDLYYRYMFNEHFGLEAGYLAGSGGVASALVSAISDIKDLRYQGVRTTAYGEYALSRGNSLYAKLGAAYTKVSYEFEKQEMDSDDVGFYGAVGWQYRFRSGFGLNLEYQYVPMKELELQGVNFGMSYRF, from the coding sequence ATGAAATACTTAACAATTAGAACTTGGCTTTTATCGTTATCAGTTTGTGCTTTTTTCGTCGGGGCTAATGCTAATGCCGCTGATCCATCGCATGTGTTAGGTGGCAGCTTAGGCTATGGGACCCAAGAATTTGAAACTAAGAGCGGTAAATATGATGCGGGTGATACATTCACTGGCGATTTATATTATCGCTATATGTTCAACGAGCATTTTGGGCTTGAAGCGGGTTATTTAGCGGGTTCTGGTGGCGTGGCGAGCGCCCTTGTTAGTGCAATCAGTGATATAAAAGACTTACGTTACCAAGGTGTTAGAACCACTGCCTACGGTGAGTATGCATTGTCTCGCGGGAATAGTCTGTATGCCAAACTCGGTGCTGCTTATACCAAAGTGAGTTATGAGTTTGAAAAGCAGGAGATGGATTCAGACGATGTGGGCTTTTACGGCGCAGTTGGTTGGCAATATCGTTTTCGCTCTGGCTTTGGTCTTAATCTTGAGTACCAATATGTGCCGATGAAAGAGCTTGAGTTGCAAGGAGTCAACTTTGGCATGAGTTATCGTTTCTAA
- the mpl gene encoding UDP-N-acetylmuramate:L-alanyl-gamma-D-glutamyl-meso-diaminopimelate ligase: MHVHILGICGTFMGGLALLARAKGHRVTGSDANVYPPMSTQLEEQGIELIQGFDPSQLGDAGSYPDIVVIGNAMSRGNPCVEAVLNLGIPYTSGPQFLVDHILPERWVLAVSGTHGKTSTSSMLAWILEDCGYQPGFLIGGVPQNFGVSARLGESAFFVVEADEYDSAFFDKRSKFVHYHPRTLVINNLEFDHADIFADLAAIQKQFHHQIRTVPGQGKVIWPADSHAVKQTIDMGCWSEQETYHSSEVTKGWHAKALSDDCHEFEVFFDGQSQGVLDWALIGQHNIENAVMAIAAARHVGVAPSAAIDALARFVPPKRRLELLDTVNGVSVYDDFAHHPTAIATTIKGMRAKVGQTKITIVLEPRSNTMKSGVHKDTLAHSMLQADEAFLYQADTIDWNMKEAMEAAVIPVTVLHQIDDVVAKVAASAKPGDTIVVMSNGGFGGLHKKLLAALAVSPQLVEQAH, encoded by the coding sequence ATGCACGTACATATTTTAGGAATTTGTGGAACCTTCATGGGTGGTCTTGCACTCTTGGCTAGGGCAAAAGGGCACAGAGTGACAGGCTCGGATGCCAACGTCTATCCACCTATGAGTACGCAGCTTGAAGAGCAAGGTATTGAACTTATTCAAGGTTTTGACCCGAGCCAATTAGGTGACGCAGGTAGTTATCCCGATATCGTGGTGATTGGTAATGCCATGAGCCGTGGTAATCCTTGTGTTGAGGCCGTATTAAATCTTGGGATACCTTACACCTCTGGCCCCCAATTTTTAGTCGATCATATTCTGCCTGAACGTTGGGTATTAGCCGTTTCTGGCACCCATGGAAAAACCTCCACCTCCAGTATGCTCGCTTGGATTTTAGAGGATTGTGGTTATCAGCCCGGTTTCTTGATTGGCGGCGTACCGCAAAACTTTGGCGTGTCGGCCCGTTTAGGTGAGTCGGCATTTTTTGTGGTTGAAGCCGATGAATACGACAGCGCCTTCTTCGATAAGCGTTCTAAATTTGTGCATTATCATCCACGTACCTTGGTAATTAACAACCTCGAGTTTGACCATGCCGATATTTTTGCTGATTTAGCAGCGATTCAAAAACAGTTCCACCACCAGATCCGTACAGTCCCTGGTCAAGGCAAAGTGATTTGGCCCGCCGACTCCCACGCGGTAAAGCAAACCATTGACATGGGCTGCTGGAGCGAGCAGGAGACTTACCACTCATCAGAGGTGACCAAGGGCTGGCATGCTAAGGCGCTAAGTGACGATTGCCACGAGTTTGAAGTGTTTTTCGATGGCCAATCCCAAGGTGTGCTCGATTGGGCGCTGATTGGTCAGCACAATATCGAAAACGCTGTGATGGCGATCGCGGCGGCGCGCCATGTTGGGGTTGCGCCGAGTGCGGCGATCGATGCATTGGCGCGATTTGTACCACCGAAACGTCGCCTAGAGTTATTGGACACAGTGAATGGCGTTAGCGTTTACGATGACTTTGCCCATCACCCCACCGCGATTGCAACGACCATTAAAGGTATGCGTGCTAAAGTCGGGCAGACCAAAATCACTATCGTATTAGAGCCGCGCTCAAACACCATGAAGAGTGGTGTACACAAGGACACGCTAGCTCATTCAATGTTGCAAGCAGACGAAGCCTTTTTATATCAAGCCGATACTATCGATTGGAATATGAAAGAGGCGATGGAAGCAGCGGTTATCCCTGTGACTGTATTGCATCAAATTGATGATGTTGTGGCTAAGGTAGCCGCTTCGGCAAAGCCGGGTGACACTATCGTGGTGATGAGTAACGGTGGCTTTGGCGGGTTACATAAAAAACTGTTGGCGGCATTAGCAGTCAGCCCACAGCTTGTAGAGCAGGCACACTGA
- a CDS encoding S8 family serine peptidase: MKTKLSLAISAALLTSAAVAGTTAQYNTTNQTTDKYAGLSVTKNDSNEQKQAVAWMVKLKAPSLAQQSQLKGFNKQSVMSQIESSQTKVKNAITSMDADLKIVATTSKLVNSIIVEGNHKQLVSLLNNAEVADILPIYDYKLDVAASAEYIKAKAVIDAGIASGKGQRVAVLDTGVDYTHKALGGSGLVADYKAAVAAKSEMPNWPQGKVIGGWDFVNNDPNPIDVTTNHGTHVSHSVVGTAPDVELLVYSVCNSGCSGIAQLNALEASMDPNGDGDISDRVDTVNMSLGGDFGDVEDGAVQVMINEMVQLGVNLVISAGNDGPTPFVVGGPSTTNSALSVGAMTHPTTKVGKIEASIAGNTVTAVGAGFNKSNAYSFTNTVAPIVYPAANKNGCTAYTEDLTGKTVLIDRGTCGFVVKVLNAQLKGASFVIVANNAANAGAFVMGGTDDKITIPSVMVSKEDGDAIKTALASGDVAFSIASTELGTAGAIATFTSRGPSIGGTLKPEITAPGTDILTAHPGLGEGLTPISGTSFSSPITAGAVSIIREALPHRNAFEVKATIMNAANLDVTLEPKEINPDTELAPISYIGSGLVDVEKAINLPVAAWNKDTKQAALAFGLLALNKTTSITKTVTVKNFSATEKTYTLKVDQRFQNDLDSGALSFALPASVTIPAGQTINFDVTATIDPTKLPEWSLTSSYELDGTAADASAALTLSEYDGAIQFMEGDVKALHLVYHVLPKAAAAISVETEVTEDGLVRTLTNVGATSITDPFTAPLIATSPVDQSKRHDLLNASSELLLSSSCDTGIAIYNTLQMRDPIIHALVASYDVDYDLNNDGVWDYTAATVNLDWFSTRDNPLPRSIYGLVAKYGTSSGTLEPVFHVTGNNFLTSKVCLEDIGLAEADLGKTIKVRYRVEDSDWAPIPSGDEDSVVASLVLDGSGTSAMLLDAKGNEVTELKPGESAILETKVGSNAKGFMFLSDSGSMSVVANTTDEGNSAPTVENLTLSVNKGTAAGSVLGQLKATDPDMLTSPFSEFVTLSSNSSMVVIAKDGTVRLSDNAVINQQSKTIEVEVIALDTMGNASTPAKVTVLINNTKPSVTPTNANATENSYVALLANGKDVDGDELTYTWTQTSGPSVSFVNGKDRIGFTAPAGENVYTFTVVASDGVDNSNVGTSTVTVKTAKSNNGGGTSGGALGWLTALLLPLAALRRRMK, translated from the coding sequence GTGAAGACAAAACTATCTCTCGCTATCTCCGCAGCACTGTTAACGAGTGCTGCTGTTGCAGGTACAACAGCTCAGTACAATACAACCAATCAAACAACTGACAAGTATGCAGGCTTAAGCGTTACTAAAAATGATAGTAACGAGCAAAAACAGGCTGTAGCTTGGATGGTAAAACTAAAAGCACCTTCTCTTGCGCAGCAAAGCCAGCTAAAAGGATTTAATAAACAATCAGTAATGAGCCAAATAGAAAGCTCTCAAACCAAGGTAAAAAACGCCATTACCAGCATGGATGCTGATTTAAAAATCGTTGCCACTACTTCAAAATTAGTCAACTCAATCATTGTTGAAGGCAATCATAAACAACTGGTTTCATTACTGAACAATGCTGAAGTAGCGGATATTCTGCCTATCTATGACTACAAGCTTGATGTAGCAGCCAGTGCTGAATATATCAAAGCAAAAGCGGTTATTGATGCGGGTATTGCCTCAGGTAAAGGCCAACGAGTTGCCGTACTCGACACAGGCGTTGACTATACCCACAAAGCCTTAGGTGGCTCAGGATTAGTCGCTGACTATAAAGCTGCCGTCGCCGCAAAAAGCGAAATGCCAAACTGGCCCCAAGGTAAAGTCATTGGTGGCTGGGACTTTGTCAATAATGATCCTAACCCAATTGACGTTACCACAAACCACGGCACCCATGTGAGCCACTCAGTAGTTGGGACGGCGCCTGATGTAGAACTACTTGTATATTCAGTATGTAACTCAGGCTGTTCTGGTATCGCTCAATTAAACGCACTTGAAGCCTCTATGGATCCAAACGGTGATGGAGACATCAGCGATCGCGTCGACACTGTTAACATGTCATTAGGTGGCGACTTTGGTGATGTTGAAGATGGCGCCGTGCAAGTGATGATCAACGAAATGGTGCAACTGGGCGTCAACCTTGTCATCTCCGCAGGTAACGATGGTCCAACACCTTTTGTGGTCGGTGGCCCAAGTACGACTAATAGTGCCCTTTCCGTTGGCGCAATGACGCACCCAACCACAAAAGTTGGCAAAATTGAAGCGTCTATTGCGGGTAATACAGTCACAGCAGTTGGCGCTGGATTTAATAAATCCAATGCATATAGCTTCACTAATACCGTTGCGCCGATTGTTTACCCCGCAGCCAATAAAAATGGCTGCACTGCCTACACAGAAGATTTAACGGGTAAAACCGTTTTAATCGATCGTGGAACTTGTGGATTCGTAGTTAAAGTTCTGAATGCTCAGTTAAAAGGAGCTTCATTTGTTATCGTAGCCAACAACGCAGCCAATGCTGGCGCGTTTGTGATGGGCGGAACCGACGACAAGATCACCATTCCTTCGGTAATGGTTTCTAAGGAAGATGGCGATGCAATCAAAACCGCACTCGCCTCGGGTGATGTCGCATTTAGTATTGCATCGACTGAATTAGGTACTGCTGGAGCCATTGCGACCTTTACCTCAAGAGGCCCATCGATTGGCGGAACCTTAAAACCAGAGATTACCGCTCCTGGTACTGATATCCTCACCGCACACCCAGGATTAGGTGAAGGCTTAACTCCGATCAGCGGAACATCCTTCTCAAGCCCAATTACGGCTGGTGCGGTAAGTATCATTCGTGAAGCATTACCTCATCGCAATGCATTTGAGGTAAAAGCGACCATCATGAACGCTGCAAACCTTGATGTGACGCTTGAGCCAAAAGAGATTAACCCAGATACAGAGCTAGCACCGATTAGCTATATCGGTTCTGGTTTAGTCGACGTAGAAAAAGCCATTAATCTGCCAGTTGCCGCTTGGAATAAAGACACCAAACAAGCTGCGTTAGCCTTTGGCTTATTAGCGCTCAACAAAACCACATCAATCACCAAAACTGTCACCGTTAAAAACTTCTCTGCAACTGAAAAAACTTACACCTTAAAAGTCGATCAACGTTTCCAAAACGATCTTGATTCAGGCGCCTTAAGTTTTGCATTACCCGCCAGTGTCACTATTCCTGCAGGACAAACGATCAATTTTGATGTAACGGCAACGATTGACCCGACAAAATTACCAGAGTGGTCGCTAACATCATCCTATGAACTCGATGGAACGGCAGCGGATGCATCTGCGGCGCTGACACTTTCTGAATATGATGGTGCCATCCAATTTATGGAGGGTGACGTAAAAGCGCTCCATTTGGTGTATCACGTACTACCTAAAGCGGCTGCGGCAATTTCAGTCGAAACTGAAGTCACCGAAGACGGCTTGGTACGAACGCTCACTAACGTTGGCGCGACGTCAATTACCGATCCATTTACAGCCCCATTAATCGCGACAAGCCCTGTAGATCAATCTAAACGTCACGACCTGTTAAATGCTTCTAGTGAGCTATTACTTAGCAGCTCATGTGATACTGGCATTGCAATCTATAACACCTTGCAAATGCGTGACCCTATCATTCATGCATTAGTGGCAAGTTATGATGTAGATTATGACCTCAACAATGACGGTGTCTGGGACTACACAGCAGCAACAGTAAACTTAGACTGGTTTAGCACACGTGACAATCCTTTACCAAGATCTATCTATGGTTTAGTGGCTAAATACGGCACTTCATCAGGCACCTTAGAGCCGGTGTTCCACGTCACAGGTAATAACTTCCTTACCAGTAAAGTGTGTTTAGAAGATATTGGTTTGGCTGAAGCTGACTTAGGTAAAACCATTAAAGTTCGTTACCGTGTTGAAGATAGTGATTGGGCACCGATCCCCTCAGGTGATGAAGACAGTGTTGTAGCTTCACTCGTACTTGATGGATCAGGAACGTCTGCAATGTTGCTGGATGCGAAAGGTAATGAAGTCACTGAACTCAAACCTGGTGAAAGCGCCATTTTAGAAACTAAAGTTGGTAGTAATGCCAAAGGCTTTATGTTCTTGTCTGACTCAGGCTCTATGTCTGTCGTAGCAAACACAACAGATGAAGGCAACTCTGCACCAACGGTAGAAAATTTAACACTGTCAGTGAATAAAGGAACGGCTGCAGGAAGCGTACTAGGTCAACTCAAGGCGACAGACCCAGATATGTTAACGAGCCCATTCTCTGAGTTTGTGACACTCAGCTCTAACAGCAGTATGGTCGTTATCGCTAAAGATGGAACTGTCCGCTTAAGTGATAATGCGGTAATCAATCAACAAAGCAAAACAATAGAAGTTGAAGTGATTGCACTCGACACCATGGGCAACGCATCGACTCCTGCGAAAGTCACTGTGTTGATTAATAATACTAAGCCATCTGTTACACCAACTAATGCAAATGCTACCGAAAATTCATATGTCGCATTACTTGCAAATGGTAAAGATGTTGATGGTGATGAACTCACTTACACATGGACTCAAACATCCGGTCCTTCAGTAAGTTTCGTCAACGGCAAAGATAGAATCGGGTTTACCGCACCCGCTGGTGAAAACGTTTACACCTTTACCGTTGTCGCCTCTGATGGGGTTGATAATAGTAATGTTGGCACATCTACTGTCACGGTAAAAACAGCGAAGTCTAACAACGGTGGCGGCACATCTGGTGGTGCTCTTGGCTGGTTAACTGCATTGTTATTACCTCTGGCAGCATTACGTCGTCGTATGAAGTAA
- a CDS encoding sterol desaturase family protein: protein MDIAELINHPELLLLVLAPLFFVCILLEWYLGDRRQKLPVSARYHAKEVLCNFSLAAMHQGTDILAGLLIAKLYLAIFGWKLFDIQMGPFTFVLLMVAQDFCYYWFHRASHRIRWMWAAHVVHHSSENMNFSTAFRQSLMYPFAGMWVFWLPLVILGFDPNWVVFVVLLSLGLQFFVHTQAVRKLGPLEWLFNTPSHHRVHHGRNPQYIDKNYAGILIIWDKLFGTFVPEEETVIYGITKPVNSFNPLKVTFSEWHDMFREVTTKGLSLSKRLGILFAPPASYQKDD, encoded by the coding sequence ATGGATATCGCTGAATTAATCAATCACCCCGAATTGCTGCTATTGGTACTTGCCCCGTTATTTTTTGTGTGCATTTTGCTCGAGTGGTACTTAGGCGACAGAAGGCAAAAACTCCCTGTCAGCGCCCGTTACCATGCTAAGGAAGTGCTGTGTAATTTTAGCCTCGCGGCCATGCATCAGGGCACAGATATCTTGGCCGGCTTACTCATCGCTAAGCTGTATCTGGCGATATTTGGTTGGAAATTATTCGATATCCAAATGGGGCCGTTCACCTTTGTGCTACTCATGGTGGCACAGGATTTTTGCTATTACTGGTTTCACCGTGCGAGTCACAGAATACGTTGGATGTGGGCGGCCCATGTGGTACACCACAGCTCTGAGAATATGAACTTTAGCACCGCGTTTCGGCAGAGCTTGATGTATCCCTTTGCGGGAATGTGGGTGTTTTGGTTACCGTTGGTGATCTTGGGTTTTGATCCTAATTGGGTGGTATTTGTGGTACTGCTGAGTTTGGGATTACAGTTTTTTGTGCATACTCAAGCAGTAAGAAAGCTCGGCCCATTAGAATGGCTGTTTAATACACCATCCCATCACAGAGTACATCATGGACGTAATCCTCAATATATCGATAAAAATTATGCAGGCATTTTAATCATTTGGGACAAACTCTTCGGTACCTTTGTGCCCGAAGAGGAAACCGTGATTTACGGGATCACTAAACCCGTCAACAGTTTTAATCCGTTAAAAGTCACCTTTAGTGAATGGCACGATATGTTCAGAGAGGTCACAACCAAGGGGTTGAGTTTATCGAAACGACTGGGGATCTTATTTGCACCTCCCGCCAGCTATCAAAAAGATGATTGA
- the hpt gene encoding hypoxanthine phosphoribosyltransferase: MKHTTEVMISAEEISKKLDQMAEQINAHYANSERLLMVGLLKGSVVFMADLCRRIKGHVEIDFMSVSSYGNAMTSSRDVKVLKDVQSDIADRDVLIVEDLIDSGNTLNKVREMLLLREPKSLALCTLLDKPERREVDVKVDFIGFTIPDEFIVGYGIDYAEQYRNLPYIAKVVPLE, translated from the coding sequence ATGAAACACACCACCGAAGTGATGATCTCCGCCGAAGAGATCAGCAAAAAATTGGATCAAATGGCCGAGCAAATCAATGCCCACTATGCCAACAGCGAGCGTTTGCTGATGGTGGGATTATTAAAAGGCTCTGTCGTATTTATGGCTGATCTATGCCGCCGCATTAAAGGCCATGTTGAAATCGATTTTATGTCGGTTTCAAGCTATGGCAATGCTATGACCAGCTCACGGGATGTGAAAGTGCTGAAAGATGTGCAATCGGATATCGCGGACCGCGATGTGCTGATTGTGGAAGACTTAATTGACTCTGGTAACACCTTAAACAAAGTACGCGAAATGCTACTATTACGTGAGCCTAAGAGTTTAGCTTTATGTACTCTGCTGGATAAACCTGAGCGCCGTGAAGTGGATGTTAAAGTTGATTTTATCGGCTTTACCATTCCAGACGAGTTTATTGTGGGTTACGGCATCGATTATGCTGAGCAATATCGCAACTTGCCTTATATCGCCAAAGTTGTACCACTCGAATAA
- a CDS encoding flavin prenyltransferase UbiX produces the protein MAYAKSSKAISLAWTGASGAPYGLKLLECLLASGYQVFLMISSAARVVLATEHGLQLSANSDKAKAQLLDVLAQKNIPLSGELVVLGKDEWFSPPASGSAAPKQMVICPCSTGTLAAVATGMSNNLLERAADVVLKERGQLILVPRETPFNAIHLEHMLNLSRLGATIMPAAPGFYHNPKSVEDLIDFMVARILDHLGVDHALTSRWGYDKHSPNDIDN, from the coding sequence ATGGCCTATGCCAAATCATCGAAGGCGATTAGCCTCGCGTGGACAGGCGCTTCGGGCGCGCCCTATGGTTTGAAGTTATTAGAATGCTTATTGGCTTCGGGCTACCAAGTGTTTTTAATGATCTCCAGTGCCGCTCGGGTGGTACTGGCCACTGAACATGGCCTACAGCTTAGTGCTAATAGCGATAAAGCCAAGGCACAATTACTCGATGTACTGGCACAGAAGAATATCCCCTTATCTGGTGAGCTAGTGGTATTAGGCAAGGATGAGTGGTTTTCACCGCCAGCCTCTGGCAGTGCTGCACCTAAACAAATGGTGATTTGCCCTTGCTCGACGGGGACGCTTGCTGCGGTCGCGACGGGAATGAGCAATAATTTGCTCGAGCGCGCGGCAGATGTGGTGCTAAAAGAGCGCGGTCAGCTTATCTTGGTTCCGCGGGAAACGCCATTTAACGCCATACACTTAGAGCATATGCTCAACCTATCGCGCCTAGGCGCCACTATTATGCCGGCGGCGCCAGGCTTTTATCACAATCCCAAATCGGTTGAAGATCTGATAGACTTCATGGTCGCTCGAATCCTCGATCATTTGGGCGTTGACCATGCATTAACGAGTCGTTGGGGTTATGACAAACACTCCCCCAATGACATCGACAATTGA
- a CDS encoding ABC transporter permease has product MKQLYFIAFKSILTKEINRFTRIWVQTLVPPAITMTLYFLIFGNLVGSRIGEMGGVSYMEFIAPGLIMMSVITNSYSNVASSFYSAKFQRNLEELMVAPVPHYVMIAGYVGGGVARGLCVGLIVTLVAMFFVDISLHHAGLVVMTVFLTSVLFSLGGLINAVFAKSFDDISIIPTFVLTPLTYLGGVFYSLSLLPAFWQGVSALNPVVYMINVFRYGFLGFADISVPLSIGIMVGFCAALWGVAYYLISRGIGLRS; this is encoded by the coding sequence ATGAAACAGCTGTATTTTATTGCCTTCAAAAGCATATTAACCAAGGAAATTAATCGTTTTACACGGATTTGGGTCCAAACCTTGGTGCCGCCAGCAATCACTATGACCTTGTATTTCCTTATTTTTGGTAACTTGGTTGGCAGTCGTATTGGGGAAATGGGCGGTGTGTCCTATATGGAGTTTATTGCACCGGGTCTTATTATGATGTCGGTGATTACTAACTCCTATTCGAATGTGGCGAGCTCTTTTTATAGTGCCAAATTCCAGCGCAATCTTGAGGAGTTAATGGTCGCGCCCGTGCCTCACTATGTGATGATTGCAGGTTACGTGGGCGGTGGTGTCGCGCGGGGCTTGTGCGTTGGGTTAATCGTGACACTGGTGGCCATGTTCTTTGTCGATATTAGTTTGCACCATGCTGGTCTTGTCGTCATGACGGTATTTTTAACCTCAGTGTTATTCTCCTTAGGTGGATTAATTAACGCGGTATTTGCCAAGAGTTTCGATGATATCAGTATCATCCCGACGTTTGTGCTCACGCCATTAACCTACCTTGGCGGGGTATTTTATTCTCTGTCTTTATTGCCGGCTTTTTGGCAAGGCGTATCGGCGCTGAATCCCGTGGTCTATATGATCAACGTGTTCCGCTACGGCTTTTTAGGCTTCGCCGATATCAGTGTGCCCCTTTCAATCGGAATTATGGTGGGTTTTTGTGCTGCACTCTGGGGCGTTGCTTACTATCTTATTTCCAGAGGGATAGGACTGCGTTCGTAG